A region from the Fusarium musae strain F31 chromosome 1, whole genome shotgun sequence genome encodes:
- a CDS encoding hypothetical protein (BUSCO:EOG09260TLW) — protein MVKRKVAALEKLDADFASLQQKIRRDPKSYKEEFLKQWEQYEAQREIFLVSPGTATADSVESFHNIIDLIAHVADCYKEETATFPDDLKSILTQHHVILHPELREKIVGSLVLLRRKEVIDSTSVLTTLFPILVSSPSKTLRETLFQKILSDLRNSNTKSINHPLNRTVQTVLYNLVTADRSSPRAIWAIKLTREMWKRQFWTDAKPVDVMKEACLSDNEKVVVGAVRFFLGGDKEREELEDESSDEEVDLSQVKHQMGINKKTKKSKKQYDKAVEKVKRAERKKTKPHPLNFSALHLLHDPQNFAEELFSKHLQNTKAKLSLDTKILVTQLVTRLVGLHKLTIVALYSWFIKFLTPRQQSVTSFLASLAQAVHNLVPPDVLEPLIQKIANEFVSEASAAEVAAAGLNSIREICARQPLAMTDTLLQDLVQYRKSKDKGVMMAAKGLLSLYREVGAELLKKRDRGKNATINLKAGFQAQRKFGEEDVGGIEGLELLEKWKEEEKKKKRLARGLPEDAATDEEDEGNKSDEWEVASDDSSESGDWINVYHSSDEEDDEDEPASKKQKTDEEPPVMDEKTKKALEEKEAEIDRISKLATTTILTPADLAKLQELRMSASIDKAMGNRRKRQQEEDRHRDDGLTAEQIEAPARLRKLTKEERVALAKEGKPDREEHKSTRAISKSKMQAQGKSTSNREKQRNKNIFMTMGKAKSKHKRSLVETRKVLKRHVDRSTRGGRRANGT, from the exons ATGGTCAAACGAAAGGTCGCTgcgctcgagaagctcgatgCTGACTT CGCGAGTCTGCAACAAAAAATCCGTCGCGATCCCAA ATCGTACAAGGAAGAGTTCTTGAAGCAATGGGAACAATATGAGGCCCAGCGcgagatcttcttggtctctcCTGGCACTGCGACCGCCGATTCTGTCGAGTCTTTCCACAACATTATCGATCTAATCGCTCACGTCGCCGATTGCTACAAGGAAGAGACTGCTACTTTCCCCGATGACCTGAAGTCCATTCTCACACAGCATCATGTCATTTTACACCCTGAGTTGCGGGAGAAGATTGTGGGAAGCCTGGTCTTGCTGCGACGAAAGGAAGTTATCGACTCAACCAGCGTCCTCACCACGCTTTTCCCCATCCTCGTATCGTCGCCCAGCAAAACTCTACGTGAAACTCTGTTCCAAAAGATCCTGAGCGATCTGCGAAACTCGAACACGAAATCTATCAACCACCCTCTCAACCGAACCGTCCAGACCGTTCTTTACAACCTCGTTACCGCCGAtcgatcttctcctcgagctATCTGGGCCATTAAGCTCACTCGCGAGATGTGGAAGCGACAGTTCTGGACCGATGCGAAGCCCGTGGATGTCATGAAGGAGGCTTGTTTGTCCGACAACGAGAAGGTTGTTGTCGGCGCTgttcgcttcttcttgggtgGAGACAAGGAGcgtgaggagcttgaggatgagagcagtgatgaggaggttgatCTGAGCCAGGTCAAGCATCAAATGGGTAtcaacaagaagaccaagaagtCGAAGAAGCAGTACGACAAGGCcgtcgagaaggtcaagcgCGCTGAGCGCAAGAAGACAAAGCCTCATCCTCTCAACTTTTCCGCTCTTCACCTCCTCCACGACCCCCAGAACTTTGCCGAGGAGCTCTTTTCGAAACATTTACAAAACACCAAGGCGAAGCTATCTCTTGATACGAAGATTCTAGTGACACAACTCGTTACCCGACTTGTTGGTCTGCACAAGCTGACTATTGTGGCGCTCTACTCTTGGTTTATCAAGTTCCTTACTCCTCGACAACAGTCTGTTACTTCTTTCCTGGCTTCATTGGCGCAGGCAGTCCATAACTTGGTGCCTCCTGATGTGCTGGAGCCTCTGATTCAGAAGATCGCAAACGAGTTCGTTTCAGAAGCTTCGGCCGCGGAGGTCGCGGCTGCTGGTCTGAACTCTATTCGCGAAATTTGCGCCCGTCAACCCCTGGCTATGACTGATACTCTACTGCAAGATTTGGTTCAATACCGCAAGAGCAAGGACAAGGGTGTTATGATGGCTGCCAAGGGTCTTTTGTCACTGTACCGAGAGGTCGGcgccgagcttctcaagaagcgaGACCGTGGCAAGAATGCCACTATCAACCTGAAGGCTGGTTTCCAGGCCCAGCGCAAGTTCggtgaggaggatgttggtgGTATTGAAGGTCTGGAACTTCTGGAGAAGtggaaggaggaggaaaagaagaagaagcgactTGCCAGGGGTCTTCCCGAGGATGCTGCtactgatgaggaagatgagggcaACAAGTCTGACGAGTGGGAGGTTGCTTCTGATGACAGCAGCGAGTCTGGTGACTGGATTAATGTCTATCACTCttccgatgaggaggatgacgaagatgaaccCGCgtcaaagaagcaaaagacagACGAAGAACCACCTGTTATGGACgaaaagaccaagaaggctctggaggagaaggaggccgaAATCGACCGCATCTCCAAGCTCGCCACCACAACGATCCTCACACCCGCCGATCTCGCCAAACTCCAAGAACTCCGCATGTCCGCCTCCATCGACAAAGCAATGGGCAACCGCCGCAAAcgccagcaagaagaagaccgcCACCGGGACGACGGCCTCACCGCCGAGCAGATCGAAGCGCCCGCGCGTCTCCgcaagctcaccaaggaAGAGCGTGTCGCGCTCGCCAAGGAGGGCAAGCCAGACCGCGAGGAGCACAAGAGCACGCGGGCCATCAGCAAGTCCAAGATGCAGGCCCAGGGCAAGAGCACGAGTAATAGGGAGAAGCAGCGCAACAAGAATATCTTTATGACGATGGGTAAGGCGAAGAGCAAGCATAAGAGGAGTTTGGTGGAGACGAGGAAGGTTCTTAAGAGACATGTTGATAGGAGTACTAGAGGTGGACGAAGAGCGAACGGTACATAG
- a CDS encoding hypothetical protein (EggNog:ENOG41), with translation MGAKKFFKERSLKVSDKKVTKAAELTLRESIWPIALVTVLFFLWGFSYGLLDTLNKHFQKVLHIDRARSAGLQAAYFGAYPLASLGHAAWILRHYSYKAVFIWGLCLYAVGALIAIPCIKAKSFAGFCMSIFIIGNGLGSLETAANPFITVCGPPRYSEIRINISQAFNGIGTVIAPVLGSYVFFNNLDDNAALANVQWVYLSIAVFVLILACLFYVSKIPEITDADMALQAQETHSEADDKPFYKQYKLFHASFAQFCYTGAQVAIASFFINYATEMRKGTSDSMGAKLFAGAQAAFTVGRFFGTFLMKFCKPRKVFFVFLTMCIVFIGPPIVHHGTAGVSFLYIVLFFESICFPTIVALGMRGLGRHTKRGSGFIIAGVIGGACVPPLTGAVADMHDVGISMVVPMMFFVAAWSYPIAVNFVPSYKKVVDVFYEADIGLGGRTLDEEKIQGTQHEEKDMTARA, from the exons ATGGGCGCCAAAAAGTTCTTCAAGGAGAGATCGCTCAAGGTCTCGGATAAGAAAGTCACCAAGGCAGCGGAACTCACCCTGCGCGAATCCATCTGGCCTATTGCGCTTGTTActgttcttttcttcctctgggGTTTCAGTTATGGACTCCTTGATACGCTGAACAAGCACTTTCAAAAGGTGCTGCACATCGATCGTGCGCGCTCGGCAGGTCTTCAGGCTGCGTACTTTGG TGCTTATCCTCTTGCGTCGCTGGGACACGCTGCGTGGATCCTTCGTCATTATTCGTACAAGGCTGTGTTTATCTGGGGTCTTTGCTTGTATGCTGTTGGCGCGTTGATTGCTATCCCGTGTATCAAGGCAAAGTCGTTTGCTGGGTTTTGCATGTCCATCTTTATCATCGGAAACGGACTTGGTTCTCTTGAGACTGCTGCTAACCCATTCATCACTG TTTGTGGTCCTCCTCGATACTCGGAAATTCGCATCAACATCTCCCAAGCCTTCAACGGTATCGGCACCGTCATTGCTCCCGTTCTCGGCTCatatgtcttcttcaacaatctCGATGACAACGCAGCGCTCGCCAATGTGCAATGGGTATACCTCTCCATCGCCGTCTTCGTCTTGATTCTGGCGTGTCTCTTCTACGTCTCCAAGATTCCAGAAATCACCGACGCCG ATATGGCCTTGCAAGCTCAAGAGACACACTCGGAAGCCGATGACAAGCCCTTCTATAAACAGTATAAGCTCTTCCATGCTTCGTTTGCTCAATTCTGTTATACCGGCGCGCAAGTTGCCATCGCaagtttcttcatcaactacGCGACCGAGATGCGCAAAGGAACGTCAGACTCAATGGGAGCAAAGCTCTTCGCTGGCGCACAAGCAGCCTTTACCGTCGGCCGTTTCTTCGGAACGTTTCTTATGAAGTTCTGCAAACCGCGGAAGGTCTTCTTCGTGTTCTTGACAATGTGCATCGTCTTTATCGGACCGCCTATCGTCCACCACGGAACCGCTGGTGTATCATTCCTCTACATCGTTCTCTTTTTCGAGTCTATCTGCTTCCCTACCATTGTTGCTTTGGGTATGAGAGGTCTTGGTCGCCATACTAAGCGAGGAAGTGGTTTCATCATTGCTGGTGTCATTGGCGGTGCCTGTGTGCCTCCCCTGACAGGAGCTGTTGCAGATATGCATGACGTTGGTATCTCGATGGTTGTACCCATGATGTTTTTCGTCGCAGCCTGGTCATACCCGATTGCGGTCAACTTTGTGCCCTCGTACAAGAAGGTCGTTGACGTTTTCTACGAGGCGGACATTGGTCTAGGAGGGCGAACccttgatgaggagaagattCAGGGCACACAGCATGAGGAGAAGGATATGACTGCACGTGCTTGA
- the MIR1_1 gene encoding mitochondrial phosphate carrier protein has translation MAASTGSTKVDAVVQNIKAETPEKKTGFALYSRFALAGAVCCSVTHGGLTPVDVVKTRIQLDPATYNRGLVGGFRQVVQNEGAGALLTGVGPTFAGYFLQGALKFGGYEFFKQQWIDALGYETASKNRTAVYLASSATAEFFADIALCPLEATRIRLVSEPTYASGLVSGFGKIVKNEGVGALYAGFGPILFKQ, from the exons atggctgcCTCTACCGGTTCCACCAAGGTCGACGCCGTCGTCCAGaacatcaaggctgagacccccgagaagaagactggTTTTGCTCTCTACTCCCGATTCGCCCTTGCCGGTGCTGTCTGCTGTTCCGTCACCCACGGTGGTCTCACCCCCGTCGATGT CGTCAAGACCCGTATCCAGCTCGACCCCGCTACCTACAACCGCGGTCTCGTCGGTGGTTTCCGCCAGGTTGTCCAGAATGAGGGTGCTGGTGCCCTCCTCACTGGTGTCGGCCCTACCTTTGCCGGTTACTTCCTCCAGGGTGCCCTGAAGTTCGGTGGTTAcgagttcttcaagcagcAGTGGATTGACGCTCTCGGCTACGAGACCGCCTCCAAGAACCGAACTGCTGTCTACCTCGCCTCTTCCGCCACCGCTGAGTTCTTCGCCGATATCGCCCTCTGCCCTCTTGAGGCCACCCGTATCCGTCTCGTCTCTGAGCCCACCTACGCCAGCGGTCTCGTCTCTGGCTTCGGCAAGATTGTCAAGAACGAGGGTGTCGGTGCTCTCTACGCCGGATTCGGACCCATTCTCTTCAAGCAGTGA
- the PHO4_1 gene encoding phosphate-sensing transcription factor (EggNog:ENOG41), with the protein MAVFAQYDYLFAVGTIFAFLDAWNIGANDVANSWASSVSSRSISYFQAMIGASIMEFTGALGVGGRVADTIRTKIVDVEAFDDSPALLMLGMVCAVVASASYLTFATRFGFPVSTTHSILGGVLGMGVGALGGSGITWVGYKEDGSLDIQQGVVQVFLAWIIAPMLSGIFGAAIFLFTKYCVLLRKSPAIKGLILVPFYFWATASLIVMLLIWKGGSYEVNLTEEQIPGVIVAAGAAWGLLMAIFLVPWLYRIVIKEDWQLKAYHIFLGPLLLRRGPVPPTPDNFQGVVRNFYEGHLTREELEERRTQRAAALGEDLEAAGNDKKVATEQAAEEPAANPHQHKSMVGPKPDAPWYTGAFMWWAFKFAILHGVDKDIVSSQSEKSVVAGDVEEIHARAEHFDNRTEFLYTFLQVMTAASASFVHGANDVANAVGPYASIYQIWQSGTVPGSKAQVPIWILAFGGAGIVIGLWTYGYNIMRNLGNRVTLMSPARGFSMELGSVITVILATRLKLPVSTTQCITGAIVGVGLCNGDWRSINWRMVGWIYLGWFITVPTAGLISGCLMAFITYAPNWN; encoded by the exons ATGGCAGTCTTCGCTCAGTACGACTACCTCTTCGCGGTAGGCACTATCTTTGCCTTCCTCGATGCCTGGAACATCGGCGCCAACGATGTCGCCAACTCGTGGGCTTCATCGGTGTCTTCCCGATCTATTAGCTACTTCCAGGCTATGATCGGTGCTAGCATCATGGAGTTCACTGGtgctcttggtgttggtggccgTGTGGCTGATACCATCCGAACAAAGATTGTTGATGTCGAGGCCTTTGACGATAGCCCTGCTCTTCTTATGCTGGGTATGGTCTGCGCTGTTGTTGCTTCTGCTAGTTACCTTACCTTCGCTACCCGTTTTGGTTTCCCTGTGTCTACTACCCATTCTATCCTTGGTGGTGTTTTGGGTATGGGTGTTGGTGCCCTTGGTGGCTCTGGTATCACTTGGGTTGGCTACAAGGAGGACGGCTCCCTTGATATTCAGCAAGGCGTTGTTCAG GTCTTCCTCGCTTGGATCATCGCCCCTATGCTTTCCGGTATCTTCGGTGCCGCCATTTTCCTCTTCACAAAATACTGCGTCCTCCTCCGCAAGAGCCCCGCTATCAAGGGTCTTATCCTCGTCCCCTTCTACTTCTGGGCCACTGCCTCACTCATCGTCATGCTTCTCATCTGGAAGGGTGGCTCTTATGAGGTCAACCTCACTGAAGAGCAAATCCCTGGTGTGATCGTCGCCGCTGGTGCTGCATGGGGTCTTCTCATGGCCATCTTCCTTGTCCCCTGGTTGTACCGTATCGTCATCAAGGAGGATTGGCAGCTCAAGGCTTACCACATCTTCCTTggccctctcctcctccgccgtgGTCCTGTCCCTCCCACCCCCGACAACTTCCAGGGCGTTGTCCGCAACTTCTACGAAGGTCATCTTACCcgcgaggagcttgaggagcgCCGCACTCAACGTGCTGCTGCCCTTGGTGAAGATCTCGAGGCCGCTGGCAATGACAAGAAGGTTGCCACTGAGCAAGCTGCCGAGGAACCTGCCGCCAACCCTCACCAACACAAGTCCATGGTTGGACCCAAGCCTGATGCCCCTTGGTATACTGGTGCTTTCATGTGGTGGGCTTTCAAGTTTGCCATTCTCCACGGTGTCGATAAGGATATTGTCAGCTCCCAGAGCGAGAAGTCTGTTGTTGCcggcgatgttgaagagattCACGCCCGTGCTGAACATTTCGACAACCGCACCGAATTCCTCTACACTTTCCTCCAAGTCATGActgctgcctctgcctctttcGTCCACGGCGCCAACGACGTTGCCAACGCCGTCGGCCCTTATGCATCTATCTACCAGATCTGGCAGTCCGGCACAGTCCCTGGAAGCAAGGCTCAAGTTCCCATCTGGATCCTTGCTTTCGGTGGTGCTGGTATTGTAATTGGTCTCTGGACATATGGTTACAACATCATGCGAAACTTGGGTAACCGGGTGACTCTCATGTCTCCTGCTCGTGGCTTCTCCATGGAACTCGGCTCTGTCATCACTGTCATCCTGGCCACTCGTCTTA AGCTGCCTGTGTCTACTACTCAATGCATCACTGGTGCCATTGTCGGAGTCGGTCTCTGCAATGGAGATTGGCGTTCTATCAACTGGCGCATGGTTGGATGGATCTATCTTGGATGGTTCATCACTGTTCCTACAGCTGGTCTGATCTCAGGTTGCTTGATGGCCTTCATCACATACGCTCCTAACTGGAACTAG
- a CDS encoding hypothetical protein (EggNog:ENOG41) translates to MPSAQENKTKLIAKATKSIKQEDLINISADAATIEACFTLIAMSRGTHKIKQQCQTSACNNLTGELVIRPKTAG, encoded by the exons ATGCCTTCCGCCCAGGAAAACAAGACCAAACTCATCGCTAAAGCGACGAAGAGCATCAAGCAAGAAGACCTCATCAACATATCCGCCGACGCCGCAACTATCGAGGCTTGCTTCACTCTCATCGCCATGTCTCGCGGAACTCATAAAATCAAGCAACAATGCCAAACCTCTGCTTGCAACAA TCTGACAGGTGAGCTAGTAATCCGACCCAAGACGGCTGGCTGA
- a CDS encoding hypothetical protein (EggNog:ENOG41), with the protein MRKSLFYALNGALGVVAHESLAHFKIESGTEEHRSLEGCSKDGKHKWVPDPATFVFPENDYKPGNSWDLCVGTSHCAPHEALTQVSFDFKDNGIVFNFKHIDHYKYEDVAVYIERGQPPTEDSFKYNKKSDHCKAKNDYKEAKCLVPFFSLSDGGSYGDLCPLEDNGGWRLYIKVKATISHGHKKYELYSRSPDINEKFFVVSYTCAECKEYKHKKIELIEEKEEEEAAEAEESEEEKKYKKKKEEAEAEAEEEKKKYKKKKEQEEAEAEAEEEEKKKKKYKNEEEEEEAAEAEEEEEKYCPRFTLSFHQY; encoded by the exons atgagaaagtcCCTCTTTTACGCCCTCAACGGGGCCCTCGGGGTTGTAGCCCACGAGTCGCTTGCCCATTTCAAGATCGAATCCGGCACAGAAGAGCATCGCTCTCTTGAAGGATGctccaaggatggcaagcaCAAGTGGGTTCCAGACCCTGCGACATTTGTCTTCCCTGAGAACGACTACAAGCCCGGCAACTCGTGGGATCTCTGTGTCGGCACATCTCATTGCGCCCCCCACGAGGCCTTGACTCAGGTTTCCTTCGATTTCAAGGACAACGGCAttgtcttcaacttcaagcaCATCGACCACTACAAGTACGAAGATGTAGCCGTCTACATCGAGCGTGGTCAGCCTCCCACAGAGGACTCTTTCAAGTACAACAAGAAGAGCGACCActgcaaggccaagaacgACTACAAGGAGGCCAAGTGCTTggttcccttcttctccctctcgGATGGCGGCTCTTACGGCGACCTCTGTCCCCTCGAGGATAATGGAGGCTGGAGACTttacatcaaggtcaaggccacCATTTCCCACGGGCACAAGAAGTACGAGCTCTACAGCCGCTCTCCCGATATCAACGAGAAGTTCTTCGTTGTCAGCTACACCTGCGCTGAGTGCAAGGA GTACAAGcacaagaagatcgagttgatcgaggagaaggaagaagaggaagcggCCGAAGCCGAAGaatctgaagaagaaaagaagtataagaagaagaaggaagaggctgaggctgaggccgaggaagagaagaagaagtacaagaagaagaaggaacaAGAGGAAGCCGAGGCcgaggctgaggaagaggagaagaagaagaagaaatacaagaatgaggaggaagaggaagaagctgccgaagcggaagaggaagaagagaagtacTGCCCCCGCTTCACCCTATCATTTCACCAGTACTAA
- a CDS encoding hypothetical protein (EggNog:ENOG41) — protein MYFFSFLEECQLQIKPDDDGINTKVRAIFTSTQVHTNYTTCTPDTASTVRCILYDVDIPGCEDDEEEEPSANKELSDWLVAVREHLRTVQSSSRAHADEITEEPGLILAKSIDDVMTQLDNAIDFSKCHAHWE, from the exons AtgtacttcttctcctttctcGAAGAGTGCCAGTTGCAGATCAAACCTGACGACGATGGTATCAACACTAAGGTCCGAGCTATCTTCACGTCAACGCAGGTGCATACCAACTACACGACTTGCACCCCAGATACTGCTTCAACTGTGCGTTGTATCTTGTATGATGTTGACATTCCGGggtgtgaagatgatgaggaggaagaaccgAGTGCAAACAAGGAGCTATCGGACTGGTTAGTGGCAGTACGCGAGCATCTACGAACGGTCCAGTCTTCATCACGCGCTCACGCCGATGAGATTACCGAGGAACCAGGACTCATTCTAGCGAAATCTATCGACGATGTAATGACACAACTCGACAACGCGATCGACTTCAGCAAAT GCCATGCACACTGGGAATAG